A part of Deinococcus sp. KNUC1210 genomic DNA contains:
- a CDS encoding CpsD/CapB family tyrosine-protein kinase, translating to MALVTLFAGAGLTLLLDSLRRKVRSTGDVIGLDIPVLGELPRLPNNRRGQVVRAARSGKLYESTGFIRVNLGSNVPQSQAIVAVTSARPGEGKSSVVASTAISYALAGRRVLIIDLDLHRPTQQEFWQLGGRPWVALPGATTAKQTSLSLAFEHPEQASAIDVGEGIHILPAGESGRRAASLLTDAKFPGLLRQWATAYDIVLIDTPPVLAVSDALVVARYADGLLLVVASEETSVPEIQRVMRDVQTNSTKLIGVVLNKVRRNEAGYYYTYQYDGTK from the coding sequence GTGGCGCTGGTCACACTGTTCGCGGGCGCTGGTCTGACGTTGCTGCTGGACTCGCTGCGCCGCAAGGTGCGCTCGACAGGCGACGTGATCGGGCTTGATATTCCGGTTCTGGGCGAGCTGCCGCGCCTGCCGAACAACCGGCGTGGTCAGGTGGTCAGAGCTGCCCGCAGCGGCAAGCTCTACGAATCCACCGGCTTTATCCGCGTCAACCTGGGCAGCAATGTGCCGCAGTCGCAGGCCATCGTGGCTGTGACGAGCGCCCGACCCGGCGAAGGAAAAAGCTCGGTGGTCGCGTCGACTGCTATCTCGTATGCCCTGGCAGGCAGGCGCGTGCTGATCATCGACCTCGATCTTCACCGCCCGACCCAGCAGGAGTTCTGGCAACTCGGAGGACGCCCTTGGGTGGCTCTGCCGGGAGCCACGACCGCCAAGCAGACATCGCTGTCTCTGGCCTTCGAACACCCCGAGCAGGCCAGCGCCATCGATGTCGGAGAGGGCATTCACATCCTTCCGGCGGGCGAGAGTGGACGCCGGGCCGCCAGCCTGCTGACCGACGCCAAGTTTCCGGGTCTGCTCCGGCAGTGGGCCACAGCCTACGACATCGTGTTGATCGATACGCCGCCGGTACTGGCCGTGTCCGACGCACTGGTGGTGGCACGGTACGCCGATGGTCTGCTCCTGGTCGTGGCGAGCGAGGAAACCTCTGTTCCCGAGATTCAGCGGGTCATGCGCGACGTTCAGACCAACAGCACCAAGCTGATCGGTGTCGTACTCAACAAAGTGCGCCGCAACGAGGCTGGGTACTATTACACCTATCAGTACGACGGTACGAAGTAA
- a CDS encoding dihydrolipoamide acetyltransferase family protein has product MTQHEFRLPALAESVVEGEVLAWRVAEGDHVQEGQSVLELMTDKVTVELPSPFSGRIGRLLVAEGEVVAVGTVLALIDGDEVQAQQPLAPPVAASVPLPAAPPSEPAAVSRKEERSIIESASAGTEDPALLAAVFAGFQRSIPAPPAADAPAPARVLAVPSARQRARELGVHLPDVRGSGPNGTVRQADVTVHLARPAAPASTSASAGWPPPAPPEYRTPAGSEHLETRTPFRGQRRAISQALLASTLHTAQTHTVQELDCTALMAERKALQPDAEALGVRLSYLPFFLKAAAAALEAFPALNSSLDTVRGEVVTKRFVHLGMAVNTDAGLIVPVLRDVPHKSLLTLAREVVDVAERARLGTLKPSEMQDATFTVSNIGAVGALVGVPIVTPPAVGILSLHSIVKRPIAVVRDGEDVVAIRPMMYLTLSFDHRLVDGADAARFLSRMVELLEQPRRLYLQM; this is encoded by the coding sequence ATGACGCAGCATGAATTCAGGTTGCCCGCGCTGGCCGAATCGGTGGTGGAAGGCGAAGTGCTGGCGTGGCGGGTGGCAGAAGGCGACCACGTGCAGGAAGGCCAGAGCGTGCTGGAGCTGATGACCGACAAGGTGACGGTAGAACTGCCTTCTCCCTTCAGCGGGCGGATCGGCAGGCTGCTGGTCGCTGAAGGCGAAGTGGTGGCCGTGGGCACGGTGCTGGCACTGATCGATGGCGACGAGGTACAGGCGCAGCAACCGCTCGCGCCTCCTGTCGCTGCTTCGGTGCCGCTGCCCGCTGCCCCGCCGTCTGAGCCCGCTGCCGTCAGCCGGAAGGAAGAGCGCTCGATCATCGAATCGGCCAGTGCTGGCACCGAAGATCCGGCTCTGCTGGCAGCCGTTTTCGCCGGATTCCAGCGGTCCATTCCTGCTCCCCCTGCCGCAGATGCGCCTGCTCCGGCGCGTGTGCTGGCGGTGCCATCGGCGCGGCAACGGGCCAGGGAACTGGGCGTTCATCTGCCGGATGTGCGGGGCAGCGGGCCAAACGGCACGGTGCGGCAGGCCGACGTGACGGTGCATCTGGCCCGCCCCGCCGCACCAGCCAGCACGTCTGCGTCTGCTGGCTGGCCCCCACCCGCTCCGCCCGAGTACCGCACGCCTGCCGGGTCTGAACACCTGGAAACCCGTACACCCTTCAGGGGTCAGCGGCGGGCGATCAGTCAGGCGCTGCTTGCCAGTACGCTGCACACGGCCCAGACGCACACTGTTCAGGAACTCGACTGCACTGCGCTGATGGCCGAGCGAAAGGCGCTCCAGCCCGATGCAGAAGCGCTGGGCGTTCGGCTGTCGTATCTGCCGTTCTTCCTGAAGGCGGCGGCGGCAGCGCTGGAGGCTTTTCCGGCACTGAACAGCAGTCTCGACACCGTGCGCGGCGAGGTGGTCACGAAACGTTTCGTGCATCTGGGGATGGCCGTCAATACCGACGCGGGCCTGATCGTCCCGGTCCTCCGTGACGTGCCCCACAAGAGCCTGTTGACGCTGGCACGTGAAGTCGTTGATGTGGCCGAACGCGCCCGTCTGGGAACGCTGAAGCCGTCCGAGATGCAGGATGCCACCTTCACCGTCTCGAATATCGGCGCGGTGGGCGCACTGGTCGGCGTGCCAATCGTGACGCCCCCGGCAGTCGGCATTCTGTCGCTGCACAGCATCGTCAAGCGGCCCATTGCGGTGGTCCGGGACGGTGAAGACGTGGTGGCTATCCGCCCGATGATGTACCTGACCCTGAGCTTCGATCACCGACTGGTGGATGGAGCCGATGCCGCCCGCTTTCTGAGCCGCATGGTTGAACTTCTGGAACAGCCGCGCCGGTTATACCTGCAGATGTAG
- a CDS encoding thioesterase family protein gives MRPAESGSQAVLDVQVTPAMTVQFAELGPLHPVYATYEIARHFEEVGRKLLLPLLEDGEEGLGTAVSVQHLASALPGMRVRHTATLDRLEGRRLFVSVTAISELGDLLATGFTEQYISTAARVRQGFAELEGRWQARGGRGEE, from the coding sequence ATGCGTCCGGCAGAATCAGGCAGTCAGGCGGTGCTGGATGTCCAGGTCACGCCCGCCATGACGGTGCAGTTTGCCGAACTGGGGCCACTTCATCCGGTCTACGCTACCTACGAGATTGCCCGCCACTTCGAGGAGGTGGGGCGCAAACTGCTGCTGCCGCTGCTGGAAGACGGTGAAGAGGGGCTGGGCACAGCGGTCAGTGTGCAGCATCTGGCATCGGCGCTGCCGGGCATGCGCGTGCGGCATACCGCCACACTCGACCGGCTGGAAGGCCGCCGCCTGTTCGTCAGCGTCACCGCCATTTCTGAACTGGGCGACCTGCTGGCGACCGGGTTCACCGAGCAGTACATCAGCACGGCGGCACGCGTCCGGCAGGGCTTTGCCGAGCTGGAAGGCCGCTGGCAGGCACGCGGCGGCAGGGGAGAGGAATGA
- a CDS encoding IclR family transcriptional regulator: MLSTVSRAFEVLSLFTPDESQWGATGVARRLDLSKSSAHDLLRSLWELGMLERQPGGQYHLGLGLLALSQQVASVQPWLGAARREMAALAHQTGEIIHLSVLHHGSLLHLEDAHPPGGGEVLGVPPPGLASAQVPPQCSAMGKALLSALPWPQVLELIQRQGLGSLTVNSINTADELQTELQRVRERGYAYDVEEAFPGVCCIAVPVRGAGGQVKAAMSMSVPSPRFAQLKQERRAQLLEAGYHLERVLNAEEALLMAQ, translated from the coding sequence ATGTTAAGTACCGTATCGAGAGCCTTCGAGGTTCTATCTCTATTTACTCCGGACGAGTCTCAATGGGGCGCGACGGGCGTGGCGCGTCGGCTGGATCTTTCCAAGTCGAGCGCCCACGATCTGCTCAGATCGCTGTGGGAACTGGGCATGCTGGAGCGGCAGCCCGGCGGCCAGTATCACCTGGGGCTGGGGCTGTTGGCGCTGTCGCAGCAGGTCGCGTCGGTGCAGCCCTGGCTGGGTGCGGCGCGGCGCGAGATGGCGGCGCTGGCCCATCAGACCGGCGAAATCATCCATCTCAGCGTGCTTCATCACGGGTCGTTGCTGCACCTGGAAGACGCCCATCCACCGGGCGGCGGAGAGGTGCTGGGTGTGCCGCCGCCCGGTCTGGCCTCGGCGCAGGTGCCGCCCCAGTGCAGCGCGATGGGCAAGGCGCTGCTCTCGGCGCTGCCCTGGCCGCAGGTGCTGGAACTGATTCAGCGTCAGGGGCTGGGCAGCCTGACTGTCAATTCCATCAACACCGCCGACGAGTTGCAGACCGAATTGCAGCGCGTCCGGGAGCGCGGCTACGCCTACGATGTCGAGGAAGCCTTTCCCGGCGTGTGCTGTATCGCTGTGCCGGTGCGTGGCGCGGGCGGGCAGGTCAAGGCGGCCATGAGCATGTCGGTGCCCAGCCCCCGTTTTGCCCAGCTCAAGCAGGAACGCCGCGCACAGCTCCTGGAGGCGGGATATCACCTGGAACGCGTGCTGAACGCAGAAGAAGCTCTCCTGATGGCCCAGTAG
- the allB gene encoding allantoinase AllB, producing MTIPVPALPAVTAAKLSTLDLLVVGAEVVTPDRLLRANLGVLDGRVAFLGHERPAARTVVDASGLTVLPGGVDLHVHFSEPGRTHWEGWACGSRAAAAGGVTTVVDMPLNAVPATTDAAAFALKRQAGEVQSLVDFALWGGLVENNLAELDGLWTAGAVGFKAFMLDTHDPTFPHAPDGLLLDGMRQIARLGGTLAVHAEHTALIEYRQRRLQAAGRQDPQAWLEAHDPLQEREAIRRALLYAAETGCALHVVHVSIPEGVADIVAARQAGQRVTFELCAHHLLLSDQDFVRQGMEAKCAPPLRDRARIEALWDWVASGEVDALTSDHSPCPAADKQGPDVWRGWGGITGVQSLMPAVLGEGLRRGLPLPLLCRLLSETPARLAGLEERKGTLQLGADADFVLLRQNAPWTLAQRHLHSRWPHSAWVGHEFGVQLEAVYLRGERVAVQQEPGQMRLSAQPSGRWLRRSGVASPSVPGADL from the coding sequence ATGACTATTCCCGTGCCCGCCCTTCCCGCCGTCACCGCTGCCAAATTGTCCACCCTCGACCTGCTGGTGGTGGGCGCAGAGGTGGTCACGCCGGACCGACTTCTGCGGGCGAATCTGGGTGTGCTGGATGGGCGGGTGGCATTTCTGGGCCACGAGCGTCCAGCGGCGCGAACCGTGGTGGATGCCAGTGGTCTGACGGTGCTGCCGGGCGGCGTCGATCTGCACGTGCATTTCAGCGAGCCGGGGCGCACCCACTGGGAAGGCTGGGCGTGTGGCAGCCGGGCGGCGGCGGCGGGCGGCGTCACCACGGTGGTCGATATGCCGCTGAATGCCGTGCCCGCCACCACCGATGCGGCGGCGTTCGCGCTGAAACGGCAGGCGGGCGAGGTGCAGTCGCTGGTCGATTTTGCGCTCTGGGGTGGTCTGGTCGAGAACAATCTGGCCGAGCTGGACGGGCTGTGGACGGCAGGTGCGGTGGGCTTCAAGGCGTTTATGCTCGACACCCACGACCCCACCTTTCCGCATGCTCCAGACGGACTGCTGCTGGACGGCATGCGCCAGATTGCACGGCTGGGTGGCACGCTGGCGGTTCATGCCGAACACACGGCACTGATCGAGTACCGCCAGCGGCGCTTGCAGGCGGCGGGCAGGCAGGACCCGCAGGCGTGGCTGGAGGCGCACGATCCCCTTCAGGAGCGCGAAGCGATTCGCCGGGCGCTGCTGTATGCCGCCGAGACTGGCTGTGCGCTGCACGTCGTTCACGTCAGCATTCCTGAGGGAGTGGCCGATATCGTGGCGGCGAGGCAGGCGGGGCAGCGCGTCACCTTCGAACTCTGCGCCCACCACCTCCTCCTGAGCGATCAGGATTTTGTTCGGCAGGGAATGGAAGCCAAATGTGCGCCTCCGCTGCGTGACCGTGCCCGCATCGAGGCGCTGTGGGACTGGGTGGCGTCGGGCGAGGTGGACGCGCTCACCTCGGACCATTCGCCCTGCCCCGCCGCCGACAAGCAGGGACCGGACGTATGGCGCGGCTGGGGCGGCATCACGGGTGTGCAGAGCCTGATGCCCGCCGTGCTGGGCGAGGGGCTGCGGCGCGGGTTGCCTCTGCCGCTGCTGTGCCGCCTGCTCAGCGAAACTCCGGCGCGGCTGGCGGGTCTGGAGGAGCGTAAAGGCACGCTGCAACTGGGGGCCGACGCCGATTTCGTGCTGTTGCGCCAGAACGCCCCCTGGACGCTGGCGCAGCGGCACCTGCACTCGCGCTGGCCTCATTCGGCGTGGGTGGGGCACGAATTCGGGGTGCAGCTGGAGGCGGTCTATCTGCGCGGAGAGCGCGTCGCCGTGCAGCAGGAACCGGGCCAGATGCGGCTGTCGGCCCAACCTTCAGGGCGCTGGCTGCGCCGATCTGGGGTGGCTTCACCGTCCGTTCCCGGCGCTGATCTTTAG
- a CDS encoding NCS1 family nucleobase:cation symporter-1, which translates to MSHEAGATTFVRSPEYSERLYNEDLAPLRPQTWSSYNIFAFWMSDVHSVGGYVFAGSLFALGLNAWQVLVALLLGIGLVNVFANLIARPSQQAGVPYPVICRMTFGVFGANIPAIIRGLIAVAWYGIQTYLASAAFTVVLLRFFPGLKSLNDTHFLGLSLLGWTGFMVMWVLQALVFWFGMNAIWRFIDFAGPAVYVVMIALAIWMVSRVGWSHINFNLADVKFSGSAAIFPFVTAVALVVSYFSGPMLNFGDFSRYGKSFGAVKRGNFWGLPVNFLVFSVLTVITTSATLPLFHEVITDPIAMVSRIDNTTAVVLGALTFMLATIGINIVANFVSPAFDFSNVAPNRISWRTGGFIAAVAAIFITPWNLYNSPAVIHFTLDTLASFIGPLFGIILLDFYLVKRGQIHLDSLYIANPNSRYWYQNGVNRAAVWALVPAVLVGLAITFIPGLSGLANFAWFIGVALGAVFYYFTSAAERASSVQVSVQPIIGD; encoded by the coding sequence ATGTCACACGAAGCAGGAGCCACCACCTTCGTTCGCTCGCCGGAATACAGCGAGCGCCTGTACAACGAAGACCTCGCGCCGCTGCGCCCGCAGACCTGGAGCAGTTACAACATCTTCGCGTTCTGGATGAGCGACGTTCACAGCGTGGGCGGCTACGTCTTCGCCGGAAGCCTGTTCGCGCTGGGCCTGAACGCCTGGCAGGTGCTGGTGGCGCTGCTGCTGGGCATCGGACTGGTCAACGTGTTCGCCAACCTGATCGCGCGGCCCAGCCAGCAGGCCGGGGTTCCGTACCCGGTCATCTGCCGCATGACCTTCGGCGTGTTCGGAGCCAACATCCCCGCCATCATCCGGGGCCTGATTGCGGTGGCGTGGTACGGCATTCAGACCTATCTGGCCTCTGCGGCCTTCACAGTGGTGCTCCTGCGCTTCTTTCCCGGTCTGAAGTCGCTGAACGACACGCACTTTCTGGGCCTGTCGCTGCTCGGCTGGACGGGCTTCATGGTGATGTGGGTACTTCAGGCGCTGGTGTTCTGGTTCGGCATGAACGCCATCTGGCGCTTCATCGATTTCGCGGGGCCTGCGGTGTACGTGGTCATGATCGCGCTCGCCATCTGGATGGTCTCGCGCGTGGGCTGGAGCCACATCAACTTCAACCTTGCCGACGTGAAATTCAGCGGCAGCGCGGCCATCTTTCCCTTCGTCACCGCCGTGGCGCTGGTGGTGTCGTACTTCAGCGGCCCGATGCTGAATTTCGGTGACTTCTCGCGCTACGGCAAATCGTTCGGCGCGGTCAAGCGGGGCAACTTCTGGGGCCTGCCCGTCAATTTTCTGGTGTTCTCGGTGCTCACGGTCATCACCACCTCGGCCACGCTGCCGCTGTTCCACGAGGTCATCACCGACCCGATTGCGATGGTGTCGCGCATCGACAATACCACCGCCGTGGTGCTGGGCGCCCTGACATTCATGCTGGCGACCATCGGCATCAACATCGTCGCCAACTTCGTTTCCCCGGCCTTCGACTTCTCGAACGTCGCGCCGAACCGGATCAGCTGGCGCACCGGGGGCTTCATCGCGGCGGTGGCGGCCATCTTCATCACGCCCTGGAATCTGTACAACTCGCCCGCCGTGATCCACTTCACCCTCGACACGCTGGCGTCGTTCATCGGGCCACTGTTCGGCATCATCCTGCTCGATTTCTATCTGGTCAAGCGCGGTCAGATTCACCTCGACTCGCTGTATATCGCCAATCCCAACAGCCGCTACTGGTATCAGAACGGCGTGAACCGGGCAGCAGTCTGGGCGCTGGTCCCCGCCGTGCTGGTCGGCCTCGCCATCACCTTCATTCCCGGCCTCTCCGGTCTCGCCAACTTCGCGTGGTTCATCGGTGTGGCGCTGGGCGCGGTGTTCTACTACTTCACCTCGGCGGCGGAACGCGCCAGCAGCGTGCAGGTGAGTGTGCAGCCGATCATCGGGGACTGA
- a CDS encoding Wzz/FepE/Etk N-terminal domain-containing protein — protein sequence MTNYPTTNTVPTSIDDVDLSQVLRVLRRQWLPLILTPLVLGGGTYLLFNRQAPVYQASTSLMSAPPDSGNSVLNGASVIAAQLPQGAVDEVVHSRNTVTRTLQLIDKSNLPPTVKQHIARDLKNELADQKFKRLAVTARLDQFQRGVYDIRASAESPEAAQILATASTQALLEWDLRRAQESVSRARQNIQDQINNINARLAVSTPGSTDQQSLVSARGQLILNLSQATVFEEGARGNLTLLADANTPGIR from the coding sequence ATGACGAATTATCCCACCACCAATACTGTCCCGACCTCTATCGACGATGTGGATTTAAGTCAGGTTCTCCGCGTCCTGCGCAGGCAGTGGCTTCCTCTTATCCTGACGCCGCTCGTACTGGGCGGTGGAACCTATCTGCTTTTCAACCGTCAGGCACCGGTCTATCAGGCCTCGACGAGTCTGATGTCGGCTCCGCCAGACAGCGGCAACAGCGTGCTGAACGGTGCATCGGTCATTGCCGCTCAGCTGCCTCAGGGAGCAGTGGACGAGGTGGTTCACAGCCGGAATACCGTCACCAGAACCCTGCAGCTGATCGACAAATCCAACCTGCCGCCCACGGTCAAACAGCATATCGCCCGTGACCTGAAGAACGAACTGGCCGACCAGAAGTTCAAACGTCTAGCGGTCACGGCTCGCCTCGATCAGTTTCAGCGCGGTGTCTATGATATCCGTGCCAGCGCTGAATCACCGGAAGCTGCACAGATACTGGCGACGGCTTCGACGCAGGCACTGCTCGAATGGGATCTGCGGCGTGCTCAGGAAAGCGTGAGCCGGGCGCGACAGAACATTCAGGATCAGATCAACAACATCAACGCACGGTTGGCAGTGTCAACACCCGGCAGTACCGACCAGCAGAGCCTGGTTTCAGCCAGAGGACAGCTGATTTTGAATCTTTCGCAGGCCACGGTCTTCGAGGAAGGTGCACGCGGAAACCTGACGCTGCTGGCCGATGCCAACACCCCAGGGATCCGGTAG
- a CDS encoding thiamine pyrophosphate-dependent enzyme: protein MTLTTDPRLDGTFCILEADGTPRQPHLIPDDAAALRMYRAMRRARLFDERALVLQRQGRLGVYPLFGGMEATQVGAVLALNPPHDWLAPTYRGSGTALAYGLPMHKLISTWRGHPDGFRMNPEQHLLPFYTPIANQLPHAAGIALAEKRLAAREGRDPHVVLAFVGDGGTSEGDFHIGLNFAGAYRVPAVFVIENNGWAISTPTQLQTAATTLASRGEGYGIPAVRVDGNDLLAVHHVVKEAVSRARSGGGPTLIEAITYRVLPHTSSDDPARYHRTEDAAQAEYWRQHRDPGQRLRAYLGGRGLWTDDLEQQLVAEVEEELRDALVQADAAPGIEPWELLEHVFEVPTPDLKEQQAELRALHEVGGRP, encoded by the coding sequence ATGACCCTTACCACCGATCCACGTCTGGACGGCACCTTCTGTATCCTGGAAGCAGACGGCACGCCCCGACAGCCGCACTTGATCCCGGATGACGCGGCAGCGCTGCGGATGTACCGTGCCATGCGCCGCGCCCGCCTCTTCGATGAACGCGCTCTGGTGTTGCAGCGGCAGGGTCGCCTCGGGGTGTATCCGCTGTTCGGCGGCATGGAGGCGACCCAGGTCGGAGCGGTGCTGGCGCTCAATCCTCCGCACGACTGGCTGGCCCCGACCTACCGGGGCAGCGGAACGGCGCTGGCCTACGGACTGCCGATGCACAAGCTGATTTCGACGTGGCGCGGGCATCCGGACGGCTTCCGCATGAACCCGGAGCAGCATCTGTTGCCGTTCTACACACCGATTGCCAATCAGCTGCCACACGCGGCGGGCATCGCACTGGCCGAAAAACGTCTTGCGGCACGAGAAGGGCGAGATCCTCACGTCGTGCTCGCCTTCGTGGGCGACGGCGGCACCTCCGAAGGCGACTTTCACATAGGTCTGAATTTCGCGGGGGCGTACCGCGTTCCTGCCGTCTTCGTCATCGAGAACAACGGCTGGGCCATCAGCACGCCGACGCAGCTTCAGACCGCCGCAACAACACTGGCGTCACGCGGCGAGGGCTATGGCATTCCCGCCGTGCGGGTGGACGGAAACGATCTGCTGGCAGTGCATCACGTGGTCAAGGAGGCCGTGTCGCGGGCGCGGAGTGGCGGTGGGCCGACGCTGATCGAGGCCATCACCTACCGGGTTCTGCCGCACACCTCCAGCGACGACCCGGCCCGCTACCACCGCACAGAAGACGCGGCTCAGGCCGAGTACTGGCGGCAGCACCGCGACCCTGGCCAGCGGCTGCGGGCGTATCTGGGTGGGCGCGGTCTGTGGACGGACGACCTCGAACAGCAGCTCGTTGCCGAGGTGGAAGAGGAGCTGCGTGACGCGCTGGTACAGGCCGACGCCGCGCCCGGTATCGAGCCGTGGGAGCTGCTGGAGCACGTATTCGAGGTGCCCACGCCCGACCTGAAAGAACAGCAGGCCGAACTGCGGGCGCTGCACGAAGTAGGAGGACGACCATGA
- a CDS encoding GntR family transcriptional regulator, with amino-acid sequence MPPLPESNTREQQIYEQVVLAMVEQRLPPGMRLPEQRLSALYGVSRERMRRVLLRLSEAGYLELVPNVGARVWQPEPSEVAEIFQARRVIEAQLVRDACTHWKPADGQRLRENLAEEARALTRRDRSASIRLSGEFHLTLAGLGANRLLLGFLRELIARSSLALMLYAVPDAPTCPNHDHSELLGALERGDADQAAALMDEHLHELEDRLDIGAAIHRHPATLRLETALAADGVQTRPA; translated from the coding sequence ATGCCTCCACTTCCAGAATCGAACACACGGGAACAGCAGATTTACGAGCAGGTCGTGCTGGCGATGGTCGAGCAGCGGCTGCCGCCGGGCATGCGGCTGCCCGAGCAGCGGCTCTCGGCGCTCTACGGAGTCAGCCGCGAGCGAATGCGCCGGGTCCTGCTGCGGCTGAGCGAGGCGGGCTATCTGGAACTCGTGCCCAACGTGGGGGCGCGGGTCTGGCAGCCGGAACCGAGCGAGGTGGCCGAGATTTTTCAGGCCCGCCGGGTGATCGAGGCGCAGCTGGTGCGCGACGCCTGCACCCACTGGAAGCCCGCCGACGGGCAGCGACTGAGGGAAAATCTGGCGGAAGAGGCCCGCGCTCTGACGCGCCGTGACCGCTCGGCCTCGATCCGGCTGTCGGGCGAGTTTCATCTGACCCTGGCGGGGCTGGGGGCAAACCGCCTGCTGCTGGGCTTTCTGCGCGAACTGATCGCCCGCAGCTCGCTGGCCCTGATGCTGTACGCCGTACCCGACGCGCCCACCTGCCCCAACCACGACCACAGCGAACTGCTCGGGGCGCTGGAGCGCGGCGATGCCGATCAGGCTGCCGCGCTGATGGACGAACATCTGCACGAACTGGAAGACCGACTGGACATCGGTGCGGCGATACACAGACACCCGGCCACGCTGCGGCTGGAAACCGCGCTGGCCGCAGACGGAGTGCAGACACGGCCTGCCTGA